A genomic segment from Fuerstiella sp. encodes:
- a CDS encoding tetratricopeptide repeat protein, with the protein MVNRIIIIGCFSLFSAVTATEQSGRTAANSLSGDRLIDVLKRRPSFGAVLDRVSRYHTKRGTLEDLIIELSSLPMSHPDAVVSHLIAGMLQIRQGYGAEAVVLLESVEQQRPEDPITSQALGRALRDAGDISAAIAAFERSLKKNPSKSDRRTVYRDLFKLHQRTGNTSRSLKVLLQMESDFPDDRAIQEDIAARLQEYGQLQPALSRWNRLVSGTTNPERRTQYRLSVADVQLRLGQNEQALKTLEAELDQIHPDSWLGELIRARIESVLLSAHGRPGVIKYLRNRLSEQPQEIPSVTRLAALLTAQGEFDEAVGLYFEAIQRRPSSVELRIALIELLTKQGRIREAILLGRELVKLQEAGADEYTVVGRLLLQDPDLTQHQREQQASAVWMRICGHQQDAVTLASVARLHWRSGMPDRATKLYGKAVKLSPDTLTWREELGETLYELGRTEEARRNWNEIAAGSRRTTENLARLSEILEKAGEFAAALQTMQQACLLTPHIDDRLRLARLLRQADRLNEAYAQLSLAQKSPVSPDDRRIINNANIELWEQDPGLHTRIARKHDDLRRTPGDSHGWLQLGLMARTIGRISDAVHYLNQATAAEPDSVLAWQASAEICTEAGLLEQAASANRYIADLSPQYRTQALQRVVELEQQLGRTDQAVLAAELLIRESPEHADSCRQFAELCFTTGREKDGLNCLRTCVRLNPDDHQLTMDLAEIMAERFQLGDSMLLLWQAFHRTQIPDRHFALVEALMETAKQTGTTDRVLDQLATAPGPDPVGRSLCLAAAWKCIDNTARATELLEQAALRFGRDIRILKMQVELAETQEQLDLAAHYQQQLTALSTSAEDRIRLADLQYRTGQLSESELNWIRDARSGNDTTVALRSIDRFLNAGRVEAAELMCQRLSADRPKDWRMLYRLAIIQWRLDHREEAVATLHKIVNLNLSPEHIFLEPESRSDVNTGIPLPAAGRQQSVITELPSAVNPLSRRVNRILSALNWLELYTGDEMYSQPLTPPVDYGGARCTAVGLLWLDQDFDGRLKTESKLAETDQISHRQLADWCSIVVTSRSASSAAQRASISQMVRFDDLIEKLSSSDAPGHQLLMLGLQCRGGVFRSLTTQTFKVSDDPEAAAQVLAAAEKTATEHPEWLGDIGGWPAVFRYLNGSGQSPPWTDVIHRLSQSSNPLTLLSATDLAFAAGDLNAVTTCIQKSMTQLTDHAVMAGLQQYPSRLRSFANPFIEQRNHAAVIQIADLILGLRALSYVPATGHDNSDITMYERTADEYDSATERFPLLTLAADPQFHRRTTKQRTELLRRMVTQDADRRIPVPSTPIQKHLNLEIASLFQDLKSADDSGDAAEMVQIHLNELARDQTSRVCIPAAIALARLCTVQDEHHQAMLAILPVIKRVPDAVELRLALAAYLSRVGAEREALSLMNQFTAQYDRDLILVTERFALEVCVLLRDQERAKLAAQRLFNLNLTGIEADSIAGLLQNIGLTEVSRRFTARMPQASKGRAAGLHRLMTQYFEAGNPAAAVRIARNLLLQPSVTLEDTPVTTSIRIRHDAMNMLSECDALGPVIRQLQSRMSRHDASIHHRHLLVELLRANGRDADADRTAAPLRRSLTEEPDRALRLARQLERQGRIESARDICRYLLQADITLFHRDYYRFIRLFERTGRLEELAEMLLAADLKQEGMSHWGVQQLTERLLPVDENRGLQLFDAAWHAWPAGRPALLANISHDAIWNRPEVFEYECKKLIPTNEYRPAPWSGIGERLNVTGRGRATGMLTRLIRVPVRNRQCTELLQEVRDAVSLQPDWMSGHIYEAVLEAHLGRQESVSERMHRFLDRHLPQMPPGAVWVTACEFEKIGDGDLREIVIRLLRHLSDFQQSGGVLLKSGTSWHASPDYLLAQEYAAAQDTASVAVIVDRLHKRVDEQPNQTEGSDGPDHRSPFQDLASNLKSCAPAQARKILDLARTTEFSANTIPKDHSVVRTAKADQVIQKVRGHLLKQTP; encoded by the coding sequence ATGGTTAATCGGATTATCATCATTGGATGTTTTTCTTTGTTCAGTGCAGTCACCGCGACTGAACAGTCTGGCCGAACTGCTGCGAATTCCCTGAGCGGAGACCGCCTTATTGATGTGCTGAAGCGGCGTCCTTCCTTCGGAGCGGTACTGGACCGTGTTAGTCGCTATCACACTAAGCGTGGAACGCTTGAAGATCTGATTATCGAGCTCAGCAGTTTGCCGATGTCTCATCCTGATGCCGTCGTCAGCCATCTTATTGCCGGCATGCTGCAGATCCGACAGGGATACGGCGCTGAAGCTGTGGTGCTGCTGGAATCGGTCGAACAGCAGCGTCCCGAGGACCCCATAACCTCGCAGGCCCTCGGACGCGCACTCAGAGATGCAGGAGACATATCTGCGGCAATCGCAGCATTTGAACGGAGCCTGAAAAAGAACCCATCGAAATCCGATCGGCGAACAGTCTATCGGGATTTATTTAAGCTTCACCAGCGCACGGGAAATACGAGCCGTTCTCTGAAGGTTCTGCTGCAGATGGAGTCGGATTTTCCTGATGACCGGGCGATTCAGGAAGACATCGCTGCCCGGCTTCAGGAATACGGCCAGCTACAGCCTGCTCTGTCCCGATGGAATCGCCTGGTTTCCGGTACCACCAACCCTGAACGTCGAACTCAGTACCGTTTATCCGTCGCTGATGTGCAACTGCGTCTCGGCCAAAACGAACAGGCACTTAAAACGCTTGAGGCTGAACTTGATCAGATTCATCCGGACAGCTGGTTGGGGGAGTTAATCCGTGCGAGAATCGAGTCCGTTCTGCTGAGTGCGCATGGACGTCCAGGCGTCATCAAATACCTTCGTAATCGTCTTTCAGAACAGCCGCAAGAGATTCCATCGGTCACCCGACTGGCAGCTCTCCTGACAGCACAGGGGGAATTCGACGAGGCTGTTGGATTGTATTTCGAGGCAATCCAACGCCGACCATCGTCGGTGGAGCTGCGTATCGCACTGATCGAACTGCTAACGAAACAGGGCAGGATTCGGGAAGCCATTCTTCTGGGCAGGGAACTCGTGAAGCTCCAGGAGGCCGGAGCTGACGAGTACACAGTTGTTGGTCGTCTGCTCCTGCAGGACCCGGACCTGACTCAACATCAGCGTGAGCAGCAGGCATCGGCCGTCTGGATGCGGATCTGCGGTCATCAACAGGATGCGGTGACCCTGGCCTCGGTCGCACGGCTTCATTGGCGGTCGGGCATGCCCGACCGGGCAACAAAACTGTACGGTAAAGCAGTTAAGCTGTCGCCCGATACTTTAACCTGGCGCGAAGAACTCGGAGAAACACTCTATGAACTGGGACGAACTGAAGAAGCACGGCGTAACTGGAATGAAATCGCAGCCGGTTCCCGACGTACCACAGAAAACCTGGCACGGCTGTCAGAAATTCTGGAGAAGGCCGGAGAATTCGCAGCGGCACTTCAAACAATGCAGCAGGCCTGTCTGCTGACACCCCATATCGATGACCGTCTCAGACTGGCACGACTGTTGCGGCAGGCAGACCGACTCAACGAGGCCTACGCACAGTTGAGTCTCGCTCAAAAATCGCCCGTGTCTCCGGATGATCGACGAATCATTAACAACGCCAACATTGAATTATGGGAGCAGGATCCCGGACTTCATACTCGGATAGCCCGGAAACACGATGACCTGCGGCGAACCCCCGGGGATTCGCACGGATGGCTTCAGCTGGGACTTATGGCCCGGACAATTGGCCGAATTTCAGATGCGGTACATTATCTGAATCAAGCAACTGCTGCCGAACCGGACTCGGTCCTGGCATGGCAGGCGTCTGCTGAGATCTGCACAGAGGCAGGACTTCTGGAACAGGCAGCGTCCGCCAACCGTTACATTGCAGACCTGAGTCCCCAATACCGCACGCAGGCACTTCAACGGGTTGTCGAACTGGAACAGCAACTCGGCCGCACCGACCAGGCAGTTCTGGCAGCTGAATTACTGATCAGAGAATCACCCGAACATGCAGACAGTTGTCGACAGTTCGCGGAACTGTGTTTCACAACCGGTCGGGAAAAGGATGGCCTGAATTGTCTCCGAACGTGCGTCCGGCTCAATCCGGATGATCATCAGCTGACGATGGATCTTGCAGAGATCATGGCGGAACGATTTCAGCTGGGGGATTCAATGCTCCTGCTTTGGCAGGCATTTCACCGAACCCAAATCCCGGATCGTCACTTCGCGCTTGTCGAAGCTCTGATGGAGACCGCCAAACAAACAGGTACAACCGACCGGGTCCTTGATCAACTCGCAACAGCACCGGGTCCGGATCCGGTCGGTCGCAGTCTGTGTCTGGCTGCAGCATGGAAGTGTATTGATAATACCGCACGTGCAACGGAGTTGCTCGAACAGGCTGCTCTGCGCTTCGGACGTGACATACGAATCCTGAAAATGCAGGTTGAACTGGCCGAAACACAGGAACAACTGGACCTCGCAGCACACTACCAGCAACAGTTAACCGCACTCAGTACGTCTGCAGAGGATCGAATCCGACTTGCAGATTTGCAGTACAGAACGGGACAGCTCAGTGAATCAGAGCTCAACTGGATTCGGGATGCCCGTTCCGGAAATGACACAACAGTGGCGCTCCGTAGCATCGATCGATTCCTAAACGCAGGACGCGTGGAGGCTGCCGAGTTGATGTGCCAGCGTCTCTCCGCTGATCGTCCGAAGGACTGGCGAATGCTTTATCGTCTGGCAATCATTCAATGGCGTCTGGATCACCGCGAAGAGGCAGTGGCCACACTGCACAAAATTGTGAATCTGAATTTGTCTCCCGAACATATTTTTTTGGAACCAGAATCCCGGTCTGATGTGAACACCGGCATTCCACTCCCGGCAGCCGGTCGTCAACAGTCCGTAATAACGGAACTTCCATCGGCAGTGAATCCTCTTTCCCGACGTGTCAACCGGATTCTCAGCGCGTTGAACTGGCTGGAGTTGTACACCGGCGACGAAATGTATTCTCAGCCCCTGACTCCCCCGGTCGACTATGGAGGAGCCCGCTGTACAGCAGTTGGCCTGCTGTGGCTGGATCAGGATTTTGATGGACGACTGAAAACAGAATCAAAGCTTGCCGAAACAGATCAGATCAGCCACCGCCAGCTTGCTGACTGGTGCTCAATTGTCGTCACATCACGCAGCGCGAGTTCGGCAGCACAACGGGCCTCAATCTCACAAATGGTACGTTTCGACGATCTCATCGAAAAACTTTCCAGCTCAGATGCTCCGGGACATCAGCTGTTGATGCTGGGACTGCAGTGCAGAGGTGGTGTTTTCCGAAGTCTGACGACACAAACATTCAAAGTGTCTGATGATCCGGAAGCTGCAGCACAGGTGCTCGCCGCGGCTGAGAAAACGGCAACGGAACATCCGGAGTGGCTTGGAGACATCGGTGGATGGCCCGCTGTGTTTCGTTATTTGAATGGCAGCGGACAATCTCCACCCTGGACCGACGTGATCCACCGTCTGAGTCAGTCATCAAATCCCCTGACCCTGCTGTCTGCCACGGACCTGGCATTTGCTGCCGGAGACCTGAATGCAGTAACGACGTGCATCCAGAAATCAATGACGCAACTGACGGACCATGCGGTTATGGCAGGCCTGCAGCAGTATCCGTCACGTTTGCGATCATTTGCCAACCCATTTATTGAACAAAGAAATCACGCAGCTGTCATACAGATTGCAGACCTGATTCTGGGTCTGCGGGCACTTTCTTATGTACCCGCGACCGGGCACGACAACTCTGATATCACAATGTATGAGCGAACCGCCGATGAATACGATTCAGCGACCGAACGATTTCCATTGCTGACCCTGGCTGCAGATCCGCAATTTCACCGCAGGACTACAAAACAACGTACGGAACTTCTGCGTCGGATGGTCACTCAGGATGCAGACCGTCGGATACCGGTACCGTCGACTCCGATTCAAAAACACCTGAATCTCGAAATAGCATCATTATTCCAGGATCTTAAATCCGCAGACGACTCCGGTGACGCTGCCGAAATGGTGCAGATACATCTGAACGAGCTTGCGCGTGATCAAACCAGCCGGGTCTGCATTCCGGCGGCAATTGCCCTGGCACGCCTGTGTACAGTTCAGGATGAACACCACCAGGCAATGCTTGCGATTCTTCCCGTCATTAAACGGGTTCCGGACGCTGTGGAACTCCGTCTGGCTCTTGCCGCATATTTGTCACGAGTGGGCGCTGAACGCGAGGCGCTGTCTCTAATGAATCAGTTTACTGCTCAGTATGATCGGGATCTGATTTTGGTAACAGAACGATTTGCCCTTGAAGTCTGTGTGCTCCTTAGGGACCAGGAACGTGCCAAACTGGCTGCACAACGGCTGTTTAATCTCAACCTGACAGGAATCGAAGCTGATTCGATTGCCGGACTCCTCCAAAACATCGGACTTACGGAAGTGTCTCGTCGATTCACTGCTCGCATGCCACAGGCGTCAAAAGGACGTGCAGCGGGACTTCACAGACTCATGACACAGTATTTCGAGGCAGGAAACCCGGCTGCTGCCGTCCGCATTGCGAGAAACCTATTGCTGCAGCCGTCCGTAACTCTGGAAGACACTCCGGTGACCACATCAATCCGGATCCGACATGACGCTATGAACATGCTTTCAGAGTGCGATGCTCTCGGTCCCGTCATTCGACAGTTGCAGTCACGAATGAGTCGTCACGATGCATCAATTCATCATCGACACCTGCTGGTCGAGTTATTGCGGGCAAACGGGAGGGATGCAGATGCGGACCGAACCGCTGCACCACTTCGCCGGTCGCTGACGGAAGAACCGGACAGGGCACTTCGACTGGCGCGCCAGCTGGAACGCCAGGGACGAATCGAATCGGCACGCGATATCTGTCGCTACCTGTTGCAGGCTGATATCACACTGTTTCACAGGGATTACTATCGCTTTATCCGACTGTTTGAACGCACCGGACGCCTGGAAGAACTTGCTGAGATGCTTCTCGCGGCAGACCTGAAACAGGAAGGCATGTCACATTGGGGTGTACAGCAACTGACAGAGCGACTGCTGCCGGTTGATGAAAATCGTGGTCTGCAACTCTTCGATGCCGCGTGGCACGCGTGGCCAGCCGGGCGCCCGGCTCTGCTTGCCAATATTTCCCACGACGCGATCTGGAATCGGCCCGAGGTTTTTGAGTATGAGTGCAAAAAACTCATCCCAACCAACGAGTATCGTCCGGCTCCTTGGTCCGGGATCGGTGAACGCCTCAACGTCACCGGAAGAGGGCGTGCAACAGGAATGTTGACACGGTTGATTCGTGTTCCGGTTCGAAACCGTCAGTGCACGGAGTTATTGCAGGAAGTCCGCGACGCGGTGAGTCTCCAGCCGGACTGGATGAGTGGACATATTTATGAAGCCGTTTTGGAAGCCCATCTCGGCCGCCAGGAATCTGTCTCCGAAAGAATGCACAGATTTCTGGACAGACATCTGCCCCAGATGCCACCCGGTGCCGTCTGGGTAACCGCCTGCGAATTCGAGAAGATCGGTGACGGTGACCTCAGAGAAATCGTAATTCGGTTACTGCGTCACCTCAGCGATTTCCAGCAGTCGGGCGGTGTGCTGTTGAAATCCGGTACATCCTGGCATGCCTCGCCTGATTATCTTCTGGCGCAGGAATATGCGGCAGCTCAGGACACGGCCTCAGTGGCTGTCATTGTTGACCGATTGCACAAACGGGTAGATGAACAGCCGAATCAGACTGAAGGCAGTGACGGGCCTGATCACCGGAGCCCCTTTCAGGATCTTGCATCAAATCTGAAATCATGTGCTCCGGCGCAGGCCCGGAAGATTCTGGATCTGGCCCGCACCACGGAATTCAGTGCAAACACAATTCCGAAGGATCATTCAGTGGTACGGACCGCGAAAGCAGATCAAGTAATCCAGAAAGTCCGCGGTCACCTGCTGAAACAAACGCCATAG
- the def gene encoding peptide deformylase: MCALQIVFYPHPALRWKSKDITRIDPQLKEWANQMFELMYEARGIGLAANQVALPYRMFVINPTGDPEQSEHEQVFINPEILRRNGSEEAEEGCLSMPEIFGPVNRAERIVVEAFDIDGQQLRLELGGIEARVVQHETDHLDGVMFTERVASDTLSELQPQLNDLVAEFQNSQEKGLIDSDELLTRRLRQLETERSG; encoded by the coding sequence ATGTGTGCTCTGCAGATCGTCTTTTACCCACATCCGGCTTTGCGGTGGAAATCCAAAGATATCACCCGCATCGATCCTCAACTGAAGGAATGGGCCAATCAGATGTTTGAACTGATGTACGAGGCCCGTGGAATCGGTCTGGCTGCGAATCAGGTAGCGCTGCCGTATCGTATGTTTGTGATCAATCCTACAGGTGATCCGGAACAGTCGGAACACGAACAGGTTTTTATTAATCCGGAGATTCTTAGACGAAATGGCAGTGAGGAGGCGGAAGAAGGCTGTCTGAGTATGCCCGAAATTTTTGGACCAGTGAATCGGGCTGAAAGGATCGTGGTCGAAGCGTTTGACATCGACGGTCAGCAACTGCGACTTGAACTGGGGGGGATCGAAGCGCGAGTCGTTCAGCATGAGACGGATCATCTGGACGGAGTGATGTTCACCGAAAGAGTCGCCTCTGATACGCTCAGCGAACTTCAGCCCCAGCTGAATGATCTGGTCGCAGAATTTCAAAATTCCCAGGAAAAGGGACTGATTGACTCTGATGAGTTGCTCACCCGGAGGCTGAGGCAGCTGGAAACAGAACGCAGCGGGTAG
- a CDS encoding tetratricopeptide repeat protein — MLLGNPRLRKPSSCAILLLLSCISAVRGQTTQSDSRVGQKFIVTNAGAELRTPQATVWRAYPGEVFDVSLVNGEWLWIQSKGGWLWENDGIFFQKAISVASDRVAKTPTAEAYHIRGVVFIAHKRYERALMDFTSSLQKSPQNAGVLNNRGQCHYLLGNYPAAIVDFSSAIKNDSTHFVAFNNRALVHIAMEQYSDARIDIRQALLLNPRYPEALLNRGVVNQKSGHPQQAIADYTAAISIDSTYAAAYNNRAFSYRRLGQYQKAINDLHKSMEFDPESFEPINDLAFTLATAKDNNIRDALRALSLAEKANSMSEQEHWNMLDTLAVARAAVNDFDGAARAMARAIELAPENEQTQLKSHQALIAAGKPVRQ, encoded by the coding sequence ATGTTGCTCGGTAATCCTCGCCTCCGCAAACCAAGTTCCTGTGCGATTTTACTGCTGCTGTCCTGCATTTCCGCCGTCCGCGGACAGACTACACAGTCAGATTCGCGTGTCGGTCAAAAATTTATTGTCACCAACGCCGGTGCGGAACTCAGAACACCACAAGCCACAGTGTGGCGCGCGTATCCGGGAGAAGTGTTCGATGTCTCACTTGTGAACGGCGAGTGGCTCTGGATTCAGAGCAAAGGTGGCTGGCTGTGGGAGAACGACGGCATCTTCTTTCAGAAAGCGATCTCAGTCGCTTCCGATCGTGTCGCAAAAACTCCCACCGCTGAGGCATATCACATTCGAGGTGTCGTTTTTATCGCTCACAAACGATACGAACGTGCGTTGATGGATTTCACCAGTAGCCTTCAGAAATCACCCCAAAACGCGGGTGTGCTGAACAACCGAGGTCAGTGTCATTACCTGCTCGGTAACTATCCGGCAGCCATTGTGGACTTCAGTTCAGCAATCAAAAACGATTCCACGCATTTTGTAGCGTTCAACAATCGGGCGCTGGTTCATATCGCGATGGAACAATATTCCGATGCGCGCATTGATATTCGTCAGGCGCTGCTCCTGAATCCCCGATACCCGGAAGCCCTGCTGAATCGGGGAGTTGTCAACCAAAAGAGTGGTCACCCGCAGCAGGCTATCGCCGACTACACGGCCGCAATCAGCATCGACAGTACATATGCCGCTGCATACAACAACCGTGCATTTTCTTACCGACGGCTCGGCCAGTACCAAAAGGCAATCAACGACCTGCACAAATCAATGGAGTTCGATCCGGAAAGTTTTGAACCGATCAACGATCTGGCGTTCACACTGGCCACAGCCAAAGACAATAACATCCGAGATGCTCTCAGGGCTCTCTCACTTGCTGAAAAAGCTAACTCGATGAGCGAACAAGAACACTGGAACATGCTGGACACACTGGCGGTGGCCCGGGCAGCTGTCAACGACTTTGACGGTGCCGCCAGGGCCATGGCTCGAGCCATCGAACTGGCACCCGAAAATGAACAGACTCAGCTAAAATCTCATCAGGCACTGATTGCTGCCGGAAAACCCGTACGACAGTAG
- a CDS encoding MotA/TolQ/ExbB proton channel family protein, giving the protein MPVTASQRTPGRVYLLGLLLTGAFYATAPFIPGIQPFVRRYFCSHPIEVLSTALFFCGIAVLFHRLLRLRAERSAIRIVEESASHWGAGSSAALRNCYEAQPAGFQKTAIAERLRDAVQYVNGSGDSGLEQHLRYLAELAADRLHQSYALIRTITWAIPILGFLGTVMGITIAIANLTPEQLDSSLPEVVGGLEAAFDTTALALGMSILLVFAAFVTERSEQNVLNIVERLGINHILPRFASQPFGHSSVLPDADDWNRQCEALQSVWTDTLSQHFELLSERLQSDVELTLDSHREAATAARFSLDQTMKDSAAEYAKTMTESLCSFSDRVDHWQRAMLVSSTSAAEQTEAIHQLGRTLMKMNESEERLAGLQKQLNDNLQAVRTADALEQAVSSLSAAVNLLTTKTSHRTAA; this is encoded by the coding sequence ATGCCGGTAACAGCATCTCAACGAACGCCAGGCAGAGTATACCTTCTTGGTCTGCTTTTGACCGGGGCGTTCTATGCAACGGCTCCGTTTATTCCAGGAATTCAGCCGTTCGTTCGTCGTTACTTTTGCAGCCATCCGATTGAGGTTCTAAGTACGGCTTTGTTCTTCTGCGGGATTGCGGTCCTGTTCCATCGACTTTTGCGACTGCGGGCCGAAAGATCTGCAATTCGAATTGTCGAGGAATCTGCGTCTCACTGGGGTGCAGGAAGCAGCGCAGCGTTGAGGAACTGCTATGAAGCTCAACCAGCCGGTTTTCAGAAGACTGCGATCGCGGAACGACTGCGTGACGCTGTGCAGTATGTTAACGGATCCGGTGACTCGGGCCTGGAACAGCACTTGCGGTATCTGGCGGAACTGGCAGCTGATCGCCTGCATCAGAGTTATGCGTTGATTCGCACCATCACCTGGGCAATTCCGATCTTGGGATTTCTGGGAACCGTAATGGGAATCACGATAGCCATTGCAAATCTCACACCGGAGCAACTGGACTCGTCGCTTCCTGAGGTGGTTGGCGGACTGGAAGCCGCATTTGATACGACCGCACTGGCACTGGGAATGTCCATCCTTCTCGTGTTTGCTGCATTTGTAACGGAACGAAGCGAACAGAATGTTCTCAACATTGTAGAACGACTGGGTATTAACCACATTCTGCCGCGTTTTGCGTCGCAACCGTTTGGGCATTCGTCTGTTCTTCCTGATGCCGATGACTGGAATCGCCAGTGTGAAGCTCTGCAGTCCGTCTGGACTGATACTCTCAGCCAGCATTTTGAGTTGCTTTCAGAAAGACTGCAGTCTGATGTTGAACTCACGCTGGATAGTCACCGTGAAGCGGCAACTGCAGCACGGTTCAGCCTGGATCAGACGATGAAAGACAGCGCAGCAGAGTACGCAAAGACAATGACAGAGAGTCTTTGCAGTTTTTCAGATCGTGTTGATCACTGGCAGCGGGCGATGCTGGTCAGTTCCACCTCCGCGGCGGAACAGACTGAGGCAATTCATCAACTAGGCCGCACACTGATGAAAATGAATGAGTCAGAAGAACGACTGGCAGGTCTGCAGAAGCAGTTGAATGACAATCTTCAGGCGGTTCGGACTGCTGACGCACTTGAACAGGCGGTGTCCAGTTTGTCGGCGGCTGTCAATCTGTTGACGACAAAAACGTCGCACCGCACGGCTGCCTGA
- the ilvD gene encoding dihydroxy-acid dehydratase translates to MAELNRYSSRITQPRSQGASQAMLYATGMSDEDMNKAQVGIASVWYDGNSCNMHLLDLADKVREGVQQAGLVGMRFNTIGVSDGMSMGTEGMSYSLQSRDLIADSIETVMGGQWYDANISLPGCDKNMPGCVMAMGRINRPSIMIYGGTIRAGCNASSDKLDIVSAFQSYGEYLAKSISDEERQDIVRNSCPGAGACGGMYTANTMASAIEALGMSLPYSSSIPAEDPQKLEECRAAGAAIRVLLEKDIKPRDIMTRIAFENAMVTVMALGGSTNAVLHLIAMARTVDVDLSLEDFQAVSDRIPLVADLKPSGRFVMEDLHTIGGTPAVLKYLLEHDLLDGTCLTVTGETLADNLQDLPGLSEGQEIIQPIDRPIKESGHLRILRGNLAPEGAVAKITGKEGLRFTGTARCFDSEEDMLAGLEQNQIDKGDVVIIRYEGPQGGPGMPEMLTPTSAIMGAGLGSDVALMTDGRFSGGSHGFIVGHITPEAQVGGPLALINNGDSITIDAESNRITVDVSDDELTKRREEWTAPPFKATRGTLYKYIKTVKSASEGCVTDE, encoded by the coding sequence ATGGCAGAACTTAACAGGTACAGCAGTCGCATCACTCAACCGCGTTCACAGGGTGCCTCCCAGGCCATGCTCTACGCGACAGGTATGAGCGATGAAGATATGAACAAGGCGCAGGTCGGCATTGCCAGCGTCTGGTATGACGGTAACAGCTGTAATATGCACCTGCTGGACCTTGCTGACAAAGTTCGCGAAGGTGTTCAGCAGGCTGGTCTGGTCGGCATGAGGTTCAATACCATCGGGGTCAGTGACGGGATGTCGATGGGTACCGAGGGAATGTCATATTCGCTGCAGTCACGGGACCTGATTGCGGATTCCATCGAGACCGTTATGGGAGGCCAGTGGTACGATGCGAATATCTCACTGCCCGGCTGCGACAAAAACATGCCCGGCTGCGTGATGGCCATGGGCCGGATTAATCGACCGTCGATCATGATCTATGGCGGGACAATTCGTGCAGGCTGTAATGCAAGCAGTGACAAACTGGATATCGTGTCTGCATTTCAGTCCTACGGTGAGTATCTGGCGAAATCGATTTCCGATGAGGAACGTCAGGATATCGTGCGCAACAGTTGTCCGGGGGCAGGTGCCTGCGGTGGAATGTATACAGCCAACACGATGGCATCTGCGATTGAAGCGCTCGGAATGAGTCTTCCGTACAGTTCATCGATCCCTGCAGAAGACCCGCAGAAACTGGAAGAATGCCGTGCCGCAGGTGCTGCAATTCGGGTGCTGCTGGAGAAAGACATTAAGCCCCGTGACATTATGACACGTATCGCGTTCGAAAACGCGATGGTGACCGTGATGGCACTTGGAGGGTCAACGAATGCTGTTCTACATTTGATTGCCATGGCTAGAACGGTTGATGTTGATCTTTCTCTTGAGGACTTCCAGGCAGTCAGTGACCGGATCCCGCTTGTGGCGGACCTTAAACCGAGCGGCCGCTTCGTTATGGAGGATCTGCATACGATTGGCGGTACCCCGGCTGTGTTGAAATACCTGCTCGAACACGACCTGCTGGACGGAACCTGTCTGACGGTTACCGGAGAAACACTGGCCGACAATCTGCAGGACCTTCCCGGACTCAGCGAAGGCCAGGAAATCATTCAGCCGATCGACCGGCCGATCAAGGAGTCGGGACATCTGCGCATCCTGCGCGGAAATCTGGCACCCGAGGGAGCTGTTGCCAAGATCACCGGCAAGGAAGGCCTGAGGTTTACCGGAACAGCACGCTGTTTTGATTCCGAAGAAGACATGCTGGCCGGACTGGAACAGAATCAAATCGACAAGGGAGACGTGGTCATTATTCGTTATGAGGGGCCTCAGGGTGGTCCCGGCATGCCCGAGATGCTCACACCCACGTCGGCCATTATGGGAGCCGGTCTTGGATCGGACGTGGCACTGATGACCGATGGTCGATTCAGTGGCGGTTCACATGGGTTCATCGTGGGACACATTACGCCGGAAGCCCAGGTGGGCGGCCCTTTAGCACTGATTAACAACGGGGATTCGATTACGATCGACGCGGAATCGAATCGGATTACGGTCGATGTTTCCGACGACGAACTCACAAAACGTCGGGAGGAGTGGACGGCTCCGCCGTTCAAGGCGACTCGAGGGACACTGTACAAATATATCAAAACTGTGAAGTCAGCTTCAGAAGGCTGCGTGACTGACGAATGA